From a single Chitinophaga sp. Cy-1792 genomic region:
- a CDS encoding porin family protein: MKRILLLMMMLGVVKGTMAQHNYDNFGKRVRLGFNLDPMISIMNPQESGVSRTGAKAGLGFGLMADFSLNPEGNYAIASGFNVVLGGSKLKYDAGKGLSDYKALPSEYNFKLTHIQIPVALKLKTNENDMGMAFWGQFGTYFAFPVSARTDVTTATQTFDKVNILSDINRINIGMLIGAGVDYRLGDNLTGSVGLIYQNGFIDVTRNAKWNDGRVNLNSFALRLGVYF; this comes from the coding sequence ATGAAGCGGATTTTATTGCTAATGATGATGTTGGGAGTAGTGAAAGGGACAATGGCACAGCACAATTATGACAACTTTGGAAAAAGAGTAAGATTGGGTTTTAATCTCGACCCGATGATCTCAATAATGAACCCACAGGAATCGGGCGTCTCGCGAACAGGCGCCAAAGCCGGACTGGGATTCGGTCTTATGGCCGACTTCAGCCTGAACCCGGAAGGGAATTATGCCATCGCCTCCGGTTTTAACGTGGTACTGGGCGGAAGCAAACTGAAATATGATGCCGGTAAAGGACTGAGCGACTATAAAGCTCTGCCTTCGGAATATAATTTTAAGCTGACTCATATCCAGATTCCCGTGGCTTTAAAGCTGAAAACCAATGAAAACGATATGGGAATGGCTTTCTGGGGACAATTCGGAACCTATTTCGCGTTCCCGGTTAGCGCCAGAACGGATGTAACCACCGCCACCCAGACTTTCGATAAGGTGAATATTCTCTCCGATATAAACAGAATCAATATCGGTATGTTAATAGGTGCAGGCGTAGACTACCGTTTGGGTGATAACCTGACCGGTTCTGTAGGTCTTATTTACCAGAACGGTTTCATCGACGTTACCCGTAACGCCAAATGGAATGATGGCAGAGTGAATTTAAATAGCTTTGCACTGCGATTAGGTGTTTATTTCTAA
- a CDS encoding NAD+ synthase, whose amino-acid sequence MKIILAQQNYHIGNFELNTAKIIEGIAAAKAQGADLVVFSELSVCGYPPRDFLEFDDFIRQCYAAIDTIKAHATDIGVLVGCPARNEQAQGKHLFNAAWFLHEGEVKQVIHKTLLPTYDVFDEYRYFEPSFEWNIVPFKGKRLAVTICEDIWNLGENLLYRICPMDKLMEQQPDVMINLSASPFDYDHDEDRKEIIRANVLKYRLPMFYCNTVGSQTEIVFDGGSLIFDAQGNIVKELPYFEEAMGGAELEPLLSNGKPVADQPVFTPLTELVFDHNIDRIYDALVLGIKDYFKKMGFTKAILGSSGGIDSAVTLAIACDALGKENVRAVLMPSPYSTEHSVDDAVALSKNLDNPYDIIRINKIYETFLETLEPYFQGLPFNVAEENTQSRIRGNLLMGLSNKFGYILLNTSNKSELSTGYGTLYGDMAGGLSVLGDVYKMQVYALARYINRDKEIIPVNIIEKAPSAELRPGQKDSDSLPDYAVLDKLLYQYIERHQGPREIVAHGFDSALVSRTLKMVNANEYKRNQFCPIIRVSSKAFGVGRRVPIVGKYLI is encoded by the coding sequence ATGAAGATTATACTGGCACAACAGAATTATCATATAGGCAATTTCGAACTGAATACTGCTAAAATTATTGAAGGCATTGCTGCCGCTAAGGCGCAGGGCGCCGACCTGGTAGTGTTTTCTGAACTCTCTGTATGTGGATATCCTCCGCGTGACTTCCTCGAATTCGATGATTTTATCCGCCAGTGTTATGCTGCCATCGATACGATAAAGGCACATGCCACAGATATAGGCGTGCTGGTTGGTTGTCCGGCGCGTAACGAACAGGCGCAGGGTAAGCATCTGTTCAATGCTGCCTGGTTTCTGCACGAAGGGGAAGTAAAACAGGTTATCCACAAAACCTTACTCCCCACCTACGATGTATTTGATGAATACCGCTACTTTGAACCTTCCTTCGAATGGAATATTGTTCCGTTCAAAGGCAAAAGGCTGGCGGTTACCATCTGTGAAGATATCTGGAACCTCGGTGAGAACCTCCTCTACCGCATCTGCCCGATGGATAAACTCATGGAGCAGCAGCCGGACGTAATGATCAATCTGAGTGCGTCTCCTTTTGATTACGACCACGACGAAGACAGGAAAGAGATCATTCGTGCGAATGTGCTGAAATACCGCCTGCCGATGTTCTATTGCAATACTGTTGGCTCCCAGACAGAAATCGTATTTGACGGTGGTTCCCTGATCTTTGATGCGCAGGGTAATATTGTGAAAGAACTGCCTTACTTCGAAGAGGCCATGGGCGGCGCTGAGCTGGAACCCTTGCTGAGTAATGGTAAGCCAGTGGCTGATCAGCCGGTGTTTACGCCGCTGACAGAACTGGTTTTTGACCATAATATCGATCGTATCTATGATGCGCTGGTGTTGGGTATAAAAGATTATTTTAAGAAGATGGGCTTTACAAAGGCCATCCTCGGGTCTTCCGGTGGTATCGACAGCGCAGTGACCCTGGCCATCGCCTGCGACGCCCTGGGCAAGGAAAATGTACGTGCCGTACTGATGCCTTCCCCTTATTCTACGGAGCATTCCGTGGACGACGCTGTCGCGCTGTCCAAAAATCTGGATAATCCATACGATATCATTCGTATCAATAAAATTTATGAAACCTTCCTGGAAACCCTGGAGCCCTATTTCCAGGGGCTGCCTTTTAATGTGGCAGAGGAAAATACACAGTCTCGCATCAGGGGGAACCTGTTGATGGGATTATCTAATAAATTCGGGTATATCTTATTGAATACCAGCAATAAAAGTGAGTTATCCACAGGGTATGGCACTTTATATGGAGATATGGCTGGCGGATTGTCCGTTTTAGGGGATGTGTATAAAATGCAGGTGTATGCGTTGGCAAGATATATTAACAGAGATAAGGAAATTATCCCGGTAAATATTATTGAGAAAGCGCCTTCGGCAGAACTCAGGCCTGGTCAGAAAGATTCTGATAGTCTGCCTGATTACGCTGTACTCGACAAACTGCTGTATCAGTACATAGAGCGCCATCAGGGCCCTCGTGAGATTGTTGCACATGGCTTCGACTCAGCTTTGGTTTCGCGGACCTTAAAGATGGTCAACGCCAATGAATACAAGCGAAATCAGTTCTGTCCTATTATCCGGGTATCTTCAAAAGCCTTTGGCGTGGGTCGCAGGGTGCCGATAGTAGGAAAATATCTCATATAA
- the serS gene encoding serine--tRNA ligase: MLQVPFIRQNKELVLERLALKNFKEINLVDEVIALDDKRKKLTLEYDETQAQVNSLSKEIGKLMATGNKEAGEEMRAKVNALKERLAPVNEELNATEKELIDTLVKLPNLPAAQVPAGKTPEDNVEVRRNGNIPELHEGAVPHWDLAKKYDLIDFELGNKITGSGFPVYKNKGARLQRAMIQYFLDYNINAGYTEYAPPYLVNEASAFGTGQLPDKEGQMYHATADNFYLIPTAEVPVTNIYRDEILKDTDLPVRMTAYTPCFRREAGSYGKDVRGLNRVHQFDKVELVQIVHPEKSFEALDEMVAHVESLLQSLQLPYRILRLCGGDMSFTSAITYDFEVYSTAQQKWLEVSSVSNFESYQANRMKIRFKEANGKPQLTHTLNGSSLALPRIMACILENNQTADGIHIPAVLQAYFGAGKIQ; encoded by the coding sequence ATGTTACAAGTACCGTTTATACGTCAAAATAAAGAGTTAGTGCTGGAAAGACTGGCACTCAAGAATTTTAAAGAGATAAACCTGGTAGATGAAGTAATTGCGCTGGACGACAAGCGTAAAAAGCTGACCCTCGAATATGATGAAACCCAGGCACAGGTAAACAGTTTGTCCAAGGAAATTGGTAAACTGATGGCCACAGGCAATAAAGAGGCTGGTGAAGAGATGCGTGCGAAAGTAAATGCACTGAAAGAACGCCTGGCTCCTGTAAATGAAGAGCTGAACGCTACTGAAAAAGAATTGATCGATACATTGGTGAAACTGCCTAACCTGCCGGCAGCGCAGGTGCCAGCAGGTAAAACACCGGAAGATAACGTAGAGGTACGCCGCAACGGTAACATTCCTGAATTACATGAAGGAGCTGTTCCTCACTGGGACCTCGCAAAAAAATACGACCTGATCGATTTCGAATTGGGTAATAAGATCACCGGTAGCGGATTCCCTGTGTATAAAAACAAGGGTGCCCGTCTGCAACGCGCTATGATCCAGTATTTCCTGGATTATAACATCAATGCGGGTTACACTGAATATGCACCTCCTTACCTGGTTAATGAAGCCAGTGCCTTTGGTACCGGTCAGCTGCCAGACAAAGAAGGCCAGATGTACCACGCCACAGCAGATAATTTCTACCTGATCCCAACAGCAGAAGTTCCGGTTACCAACATTTACCGCGACGAGATCCTGAAAGATACCGATCTGCCTGTTCGGATGACTGCCTATACACCATGTTTCCGCCGTGAAGCCGGTTCTTATGGTAAAGATGTTCGTGGCCTGAACCGTGTTCACCAGTTTGATAAAGTGGAACTCGTTCAGATCGTTCATCCGGAGAAATCTTTTGAAGCCCTGGATGAAATGGTAGCCCATGTGGAAAGCCTGTTACAATCTTTACAGCTGCCTTATCGTATTCTCCGCCTTTGTGGTGGCGATATGAGCTTTACCTCTGCTATAACTTACGATTTTGAAGTATATAGCACTGCACAGCAGAAATGGCTGGAAGTGAGCTCTGTGAGCAACTTTGAAAGCTACCAGGCTAACCGTATGAAAATCCGTTTTAAGGAAGCCAACGGTAAGCCTCAGCTGACACATACATTAAATGGTAGTTCTTTGGCATTGCCACGTATCATGGCATGTATCCTGGAAAATAACCAGACTGCGGATGGTATCCATATTCCGGCTGTGCTGCAGGCATATTTTGGTGCGGGTAAAATCCAGTAA
- a CDS encoding cytochrome c has product MKTLLQLTVIAVVLWGCSKSSTPSDSAAKTEAAFAKYPDSDGKTVFRQNCNKCHGYRLPETRTATQWPGIIDKMARKAKLTDDQKAAVLDFVKTNAKAS; this is encoded by the coding sequence ATGAAAACACTACTCCAGTTAACAGTCATCGCTGTTGTTCTGTGGGGTTGCAGCAAAAGTTCAACACCATCAGACAGCGCAGCCAAGACGGAAGCTGCTTTCGCAAAATACCCGGATTCTGACGGTAAAACTGTCTTCCGCCAAAATTGCAACAAGTGCCACGGGTACAGATTGCCAGAAACCCGTACCGCAACACAGTGGCCTGGTATTATTGATAAAATGGCCAGAAAAGCCAAATTAACAGATGACCAGAAAGCGGCCGTACTGGACTTTGTAAAAACAAATGCTAAAGCATCATAA
- a CDS encoding GNAT family N-acetyltransferase, which translates to MRHFLPNGEELVIREARLRDAANLLSNYQRMTTETDYLLLTPQEALELDAESEEAFIKAHIDKHRQLLLVATVNDRIIGAVNVDNTGHDKRPHIGEMGIGVAKAYHGMGVGRRLMTAMLRWAEQHEDISLLYLQVAAANERAMQLYRNFDFHECGRLPDGIQLRPGIYSDLVTMYRRV; encoded by the coding sequence ATGCGACACTTTTTACCCAACGGGGAAGAACTGGTAATACGTGAGGCAAGACTGAGAGACGCCGCAAATCTGCTCTCTAACTACCAACGCATGACCACCGAAACAGACTACCTTTTGCTGACACCACAGGAAGCATTGGAGCTGGACGCTGAATCTGAAGAAGCATTTATTAAAGCGCACATCGACAAACACCGGCAGCTATTGCTGGTGGCTACCGTAAATGACCGTATCATCGGCGCCGTTAATGTGGATAACACCGGCCATGATAAGCGGCCGCATATCGGGGAAATGGGCATTGGCGTGGCCAAAGCCTATCATGGTATGGGCGTAGGCCGCCGCCTGATGACGGCCATGCTACGCTGGGCCGAACAACACGAAGATATTTCCCTGCTGTACCTGCAGGTGGCTGCCGCCAACGAAAGAGCCATGCAGCTTTACAGGAACTTCGATTTCCACGAGTGCGGGCGCCTCCCCGATGGTATCCAGCTCCGTCCAGGCATTTACAGCGATCTCGTGACAATGTACAGACGTGTATAA
- a CDS encoding HesA/MoeB/ThiF family protein — translation MRYDRQTRLEGFGPAKQQLLQQAAVLVIGAGGLGVPVLQYLTAMGVGRIGIVEHDTVSITNLQRQVLYTTADQGKPKIALAVGRLKQLNPEVTFDSYDTWLTTANALSIIEKYDVVVDCTDNFGTRYLINDACVIAGKPLVYGAIYKYEGQVSVFNYEDGATYRCIFPEAPAPGEMLNCSEIGVLGVLPGIIGTYQANEVVKIITGIGTPLKNQLMTIDTLHNTQHIFNIKAVEENKKIAALQPDYAQDVCEITGVQSLSVQQLEAWRNAGKEFLLLDVREEDEWEICHIDNSLLMPMGTVIQSFPKITLKGPVAVLCHHGMRSRAVAQRLTEMGVKNVYNVEGGIHAWACAIDDTMATY, via the coding sequence ATGAGATACGACAGGCAAACAAGACTCGAAGGATTTGGACCCGCTAAACAACAATTGCTGCAACAGGCAGCCGTATTGGTAATTGGCGCCGGCGGACTGGGAGTGCCCGTGCTGCAATACCTGACAGCCATGGGCGTAGGCAGGATCGGCATCGTAGAACATGATACCGTGTCCATCACCAACCTGCAAAGACAGGTGCTTTATACCACCGCCGACCAGGGCAAGCCTAAAATTGCTCTGGCTGTGGGCCGCCTCAAACAACTGAACCCTGAAGTTACTTTTGATAGCTATGATACCTGGCTCACCACAGCTAATGCATTGTCTATCATAGAGAAATATGATGTGGTAGTAGATTGTACAGATAATTTCGGTACCCGATACCTGATCAACGACGCCTGTGTCATTGCCGGCAAACCGCTGGTATATGGGGCTATCTATAAATACGAAGGACAGGTAAGCGTTTTCAATTATGAAGATGGCGCCACCTACCGCTGTATTTTCCCTGAGGCGCCCGCGCCTGGCGAAATGCTTAACTGTAGCGAAATTGGGGTGTTAGGTGTGCTGCCTGGCATCATCGGCACCTATCAGGCCAACGAAGTCGTGAAAATCATTACCGGTATCGGTACTCCTTTAAAAAATCAATTAATGACGATAGATACGCTGCATAATACACAGCATATCTTCAATATAAAAGCTGTGGAAGAGAATAAAAAAATTGCTGCGTTACAACCAGATTATGCCCAGGACGTATGTGAGATTACCGGTGTACAATCTTTGTCTGTACAGCAACTGGAGGCCTGGAGAAATGCAGGTAAAGAATTTTTATTGTTAGATGTTCGTGAAGAAGATGAGTGGGAGATCTGTCATATAGATAATTCCCTGCTGATGCCGATGGGAACGGTGATACAATCTTTTCCGAAGATAACACTGAAAGGCCCCGTGGCGGTGCTTTGTCATCATGGGATGCGGAGCCGTGCGGTGGCGCAGCGCCTCACAGAAATGGGCGTTAAAAATGTATATAATGTGGAAGGTGGCATTCATGCCTGGGCCTGTGCAATAGATGATACTATGGCAACTTATTAA
- a CDS encoding sulfite exporter TauE/SafE family protein, whose protein sequence is MITTLCLLFFLVALMYSAAGFGGGSSYLAILALWGVDFQLMKSTALLCNIAVVVGGVYHFYKEGHLPMKKALQISLVSVPLAFLGSWLPIKQSTFFLVLGIALTLAAVLMCIRLFFERKQEIEEVKSHNNTVYGLIGGAIGLLSGMTGIGGGIYLAPVLKLGKYDTSKNIAGISSFFILVNSISGIFGQIVKKQVVFNIDFVLPLLIAVILGGQIGARLSAKVLKPKWVAGATAVLILYAGVRMLIK, encoded by the coding sequence GTGATCACAACCCTTTGTTTACTATTCTTCCTGGTAGCCCTCATGTACTCTGCTGCCGGCTTTGGAGGCGGCTCCAGTTACCTTGCTATTTTAGCCTTATGGGGCGTAGATTTCCAGCTGATGAAATCAACAGCGCTGTTGTGCAACATAGCTGTTGTAGTGGGCGGTGTTTATCATTTCTATAAGGAAGGCCATCTTCCTATGAAAAAAGCATTACAGATATCCCTGGTGAGTGTGCCGCTGGCCTTCCTGGGAAGCTGGCTGCCAATCAAGCAGTCTACCTTTTTCCTGGTATTGGGCATCGCACTTACATTGGCGGCGGTGCTGATGTGTATCCGTTTGTTTTTTGAACGTAAGCAAGAGATAGAAGAAGTAAAATCTCACAATAATACCGTCTACGGACTTATCGGTGGCGCCATCGGGCTGCTGTCGGGCATGACGGGTATTGGTGGCGGTATCTATCTGGCGCCAGTCCTGAAGTTGGGTAAGTACGATACTTCTAAAAATATCGCCGGTATCAGCAGCTTTTTTATCCTGGTAAACTCTATTTCAGGCATCTTCGGACAGATAGTAAAGAAGCAGGTTGTATTTAATATAGATTTCGTATTGCCGTTACTGATAGCTGTTATTTTAGGCGGGCAAATAGGCGCACGACTGAGTGCCAAAGTACTGAAACCTAAGTGGGTAGCGGGTGCTACAGCAGTGTTGATTTTGTATGCAGGTGTGAGGATGTTGATTAAATAG
- a CDS encoding DUF6000 family protein, translating into MIKFFRDLFNRTTEKEAIALHVAGATVRHASPFQTLESYKNATEPSRDFLNRWGALCMVLPNTPAQIFQSLADDIRAVDKEICLQLLGHFDWRTRTVGAYFAAVKGYDDLIEIIGVHLLKSEVCFAGETYAHVLSYFNTPASVKYLDNYLEYYLLQTNLYFDQVSVMHALDYLDGINNTQFTVRHLPAFNSLTRSWEMKTTGASDRKFMSDVVKTFNVLRALE; encoded by the coding sequence ATGATAAAGTTTTTTAGAGACCTATTTAACAGAACGACAGAAAAAGAAGCCATAGCATTGCATGTTGCCGGCGCTACCGTACGCCATGCCTCTCCGTTTCAGACACTGGAATCTTATAAAAATGCAACTGAACCTTCCCGGGATTTTTTAAACAGATGGGGCGCCTTATGTATGGTGCTTCCAAATACACCAGCACAGATATTTCAGTCATTGGCTGATGATATAAGAGCTGTTGACAAGGAAATCTGTTTGCAGTTATTGGGACATTTTGATTGGCGCACGCGCACTGTTGGGGCTTATTTTGCCGCTGTAAAAGGTTATGACGATCTTATTGAGATCATCGGTGTACACCTGTTGAAGAGTGAAGTATGTTTTGCGGGAGAGACATATGCACATGTCCTATCTTATTTCAATACCCCTGCATCAGTAAAATATCTCGACAATTATCTTGAATATTATCTCCTCCAAACCAATCTCTATTTTGATCAGGTATCAGTAATGCATGCATTGGATTACCTGGATGGTATCAATAATACACAGTTTACTGTGCGGCATTTGCCTGCCTTCAATAGCCTGACGCGCAGTTGGGAGATGAAAACAACAGGTGCTTCTGACAGAAAGTTTATGAGTGATGTCGTGAAAACATTTAATGTATTAAGGGCGTTGGAATAG
- the moaA gene encoding GTP 3',8-cyclase MoaA, producing MLVDTHGRMVDYVRLSVTDRCNLRCTYCMPANMKFEQTTALLTDDEIIRLIKILSFDGITKIRITGGEPFLRPNLISLIARLKNIPGIQEVAITTNGVLTKKFIPDLISLGINKVNLSLDTLDAAKFERITRRNKFKDVQECLHAMLSHHMQVKINMVVMEEVNTDEIIDFAELTCLQPISVRYIEEMPFNGQGNEFSGINWNYKRIIDTVRSKYELTKLEDAPNATAMNYKIPGYYGNIGVIPAYSRTFCGTCNRLRISATGSIKTCLYGNHMFNVRDLMRSRDFEDINIRAGLKAAINARFIDGFEAEKYFIQDQKESMSIIGG from the coding sequence ATGCTTGTGGATACCCATGGCAGAATGGTGGATTATGTAAGGCTTTCAGTGACTGATCGCTGCAACCTCCGCTGCACTTACTGTATGCCTGCCAATATGAAATTTGAGCAGACAACAGCCCTACTTACTGACGATGAAATTATCCGGCTGATAAAAATTCTCAGCTTTGATGGTATTACCAAAATAAGGATTACCGGAGGAGAACCATTTTTACGTCCTAATCTGATCTCGCTGATAGCGCGATTAAAAAATATTCCCGGCATCCAGGAAGTGGCCATCACTACCAATGGCGTCTTAACAAAAAAATTCATTCCTGATCTTATCTCATTGGGTATCAATAAGGTGAATCTAAGTCTGGATACCCTTGACGCCGCAAAATTCGAACGTATTACCCGCCGTAATAAATTCAAGGATGTGCAGGAATGCCTCCATGCCATGCTTTCGCACCACATGCAGGTAAAAATCAATATGGTGGTGATGGAAGAGGTGAATACAGATGAGATCATTGATTTTGCAGAGCTCACCTGTCTGCAGCCCATATCTGTAAGATATATTGAAGAAATGCCCTTTAATGGCCAGGGGAATGAGTTTTCCGGCATTAACTGGAATTATAAGCGTATAATCGATACCGTTAGATCAAAATACGAACTGACTAAACTCGAAGATGCGCCCAACGCTACTGCCATGAATTACAAGATTCCCGGCTACTATGGCAATATAGGCGTCATACCTGCGTATAGCCGCACTTTCTGTGGTACCTGCAACAGATTACGTATATCCGCTACCGGTAGTATAAAAACCTGTTTGTATGGTAATCATATGTTCAATGTCAGAGACCTGATGCGGTCCAGGGATTTTGAGGATATTAATATTCGTGCTGGCCTGAAGGCCGCTATCAATGCACGTTTTATTGATGGGTTTGAAGCAGAGAAGTATTTTATTCAGGATCAGAAAGAGAGTATGAGTATTATTGGAGGATAA
- the moaD gene encoding molybdopterin converting factor subunit 1, whose translation MGLLLFGVTKDITGVSQMELPSGIHSVGELKQRLLQEYPGMARLNSLMIAVNKEYAADTQVISPADEIAVIPPVSGG comes from the coding sequence ATGGGCCTTTTGCTGTTCGGTGTGACCAAAGATATAACAGGCGTTTCACAGATGGAGCTCCCTTCGGGTATTCATTCTGTGGGTGAGCTGAAACAGCGGTTGTTGCAGGAATATCCCGGAATGGCGCGGCTCAACTCATTAATGATAGCGGTTAATAAAGAATATGCGGCTGATACACAGGTTATTAGCCCTGCTGATGAGATAGCAGTTATTCCACCTGTAAGCGGGGGCTGA
- a CDS encoding molybdenum cofactor biosynthesis protein MoaE: MDVLIKIETEITIQEALDFIHSPACGGEVVFTGKVRNDTKGRAVTKLFYESYKEMAIKEMEKIAIEVENQWPIHKIALLHAVGDKLPGDVAVVVAVSSVHRGVAFDACEYAIDTLKAKVPIWKKEFFADGEVI, from the coding sequence ATGGATGTATTAATCAAAATAGAGACCGAAATTACGATCCAGGAAGCATTGGATTTTATTCATTCTCCTGCCTGTGGCGGAGAAGTAGTTTTTACAGGTAAGGTTCGCAACGATACCAAAGGACGCGCTGTTACCAAACTCTTCTATGAAAGCTATAAGGAAATGGCCATTAAAGAAATGGAGAAAATTGCAATAGAAGTAGAAAACCAATGGCCTATACATAAAATCGCACTGTTACATGCCGTAGGTGATAAGTTGCCGGGAGATGTAGCCGTGGTTGTAGCCGTTTCTTCTGTACACAGGGGCGTAGCCTTCGACGCCTGTGAATATGCAATTGATACCCTCAAAGCCAAAGTTCCTATCTGGAAAAAAGAATTTTTTGCTGACGGAGAAGTTATCTGA
- a CDS encoding NTP transferase domain-containing protein, producing MISADKAPLKGLLLCGGYSTRMQEDKSSIDYYGMPQWQYMVQLLSTQLPEVYISCRPDQINTGTGFSSYPHLIPDAVDASGPSAGLLSAHALQPETAWLVVACDLPLLTAHSLALLIAERDSDKAATSFISPFNHLPEPLIAIWEPTALAQLKINALEGQKQCPRKTLLSADIKILENPWSDEQFNANTPAEKSEILNKIR from the coding sequence ATGATTTCAGCCGATAAAGCGCCTCTGAAAGGCCTGTTGCTCTGTGGTGGCTACAGCACGCGTATGCAGGAAGATAAAAGCAGTATCGATTACTATGGCATGCCGCAGTGGCAATACATGGTACAGCTGTTATCCACACAGCTACCCGAAGTATATATTTCGTGTCGTCCCGACCAGATCAATACCGGCACGGGTTTCAGCAGTTATCCACATCTCATTCCTGATGCGGTAGATGCCAGCGGACCGTCTGCGGGGCTACTGAGCGCCCATGCTCTTCAACCGGAAACGGCCTGGCTGGTGGTGGCCTGCGACCTGCCATTGCTGACAGCGCATAGTCTGGCGTTATTAATAGCAGAGAGAGATAGCGACAAAGCGGCTACCAGCTTCATCAGCCCGTTCAATCATCTACCCGAGCCATTGATTGCCATATGGGAACCGACAGCCCTTGCACAGTTGAAAATCAATGCACTCGAAGGACAAAAGCAATGTCCCCGCAAAACATTATTATCTGCAGATATAAAAATATTGGAAAATCCCTGGTCGGATGAGCAGTTCAATGCGAATACACCAGCAGAGAAATCTGAAATTTTAAATAAGATCAGATAA
- the moaC gene encoding cyclic pyranopterin monophosphate synthase MoaC: protein MANQSNTGFTHLNESGQPAMVDVSEKSLTSRVAVAESRVYLPAVVIEQFQGEDIRTRKGGVFQTAIIAGIMAAKKTPELIPLCHTLLLDGCDVKISLEGEEAVIRCTVKTTGKTGVEMEALTGASVAALTVYDMCKAFTHDMIIRETKLISKTGGKNDFSR, encoded by the coding sequence ATGGCCAATCAATCAAACACCGGTTTTACACACCTCAATGAATCCGGGCAACCAGCGATGGTAGATGTCAGTGAAAAAAGCCTGACTTCCCGTGTAGCTGTTGCGGAAAGCAGGGTTTATCTTCCTGCAGTAGTAATAGAACAGTTTCAGGGAGAAGATATCCGTACCCGCAAGGGTGGCGTATTTCAGACGGCCATCATTGCCGGTATTATGGCAGCCAAGAAAACGCCGGAACTGATACCATTGTGTCATACCTTGCTGCTAGATGGTTGTGACGTAAAAATCAGTCTGGAAGGAGAGGAGGCCGTTATCAGGTGTACGGTTAAAACTACCGGCAAAACCGGCGTAGAAATGGAAGCCCTGACCGGTGCTTCAGTAGCCGCGCTCACTGTTTATGATATGTGCAAGGCGTTTACTCATGACATGATTATCCGGGAAACAAAACTGATCAGTAAAACAGGAGGAAAAAATGATTTCAGCCGATAA